From Primulina tabacum isolate GXHZ01 chromosome 2, ASM2559414v2, whole genome shotgun sequence, one genomic window encodes:
- the LOC142526468 gene encoding DEAD-box ATP-dependent RNA helicase 57, which translates to MEKDGSFLFSGIKFNRQKFSGDFARFKVKKEDGGIVEKPKLIENGDITTEESTKSRAEKKRKRKAVVSDPVEGFNVFKRSKLKAEHEVGEGNEEEILLRKKEYHRRLERDALFRKKHNIHVSGRNIPSPLQTSFTELRSRYNCKSYLLRNLADLGFEEPTPIQRQAIPVILHGRECFACAPTGSGKTFAFVCPILMKLQHASKDGVRAVILCPTRELAAQTARECKKLSRGKKFKIKLMTKQLTKSADFSKLPCDILISTPFRVQFAIRKRKLDLSKVEFLVLDESDKHFELGLVEQVDAVVKACSNPSIVRSLFSATLPDTVEELARTIMHDAVRVIIGRKNSASESINQKLIFVGSEEGKLLALRQSFAESLNPPMLIFVQNKERAKELYDELKYDDVRADVIHADLSEIQRESAVDNFRSGKTWVLIATDVIARGMDFKGVNCVINYDFPDSAAAYIHRIGRSGRAGRHGEAITLYTEADVPFLRNVANVMTASGCEVPAWITSLQKKKWRKHRPQRESISTKPEDE; encoded by the exons atggagAAGGACGGCTCTTTTTTGTTCTCCGGCATCAAGTTCAATCGCCAGAAATTTTCCGGTGATTTTGCTAGATTCAAG GTGAAAAAAGAGGATGGTGGTATTGTAGAGAAGCCTAAGTTGATTGAAAATGGGGATATTACCACGGAAGAAAGCACGAAATCACGTGctgagaagaagagaaaaagaaaagcaGTAGTTTCag ATCCAGTTGAAGGCTTCAACGTGTTTAAACGTTCCAAATTGAAAGCTGAACATGAAGTAGGCGAGGGGAATGAAGAGGAAATTCTACTCAGAAAGAAAGAGTATCATCGTCGATTGGAG AGGGACGCTCTTTTTCGGAAGAAGCATAATATTCATGTTTCTGGGAGAAATATTCCATCGCCACTTCAGACGAGCTTCACGGAGTTGCGATCAAG GTATAATTGCAAATCATACCTACTGCGCAATTTGGCTGATCTGGGTTTTGAAGAACCAACGCCCATCCAAAGGCAGGCTATTCCAGTCATATTACAT GGAAGAGAGTGTTTCGCTTGTGCTCCTACTGGTTCTGGAAAAACTTTTGCATTTGTCTGCCCAATACTCATGAAACTTCAG CATGCTTCAAAGGATGGTGTTCGGGCAGTGATTCTTTGCCCCACTCGTGAATTGGCTGCTCAGACAGCGAGAGAATGCAAGAAGTTGTCCAGGGGAAAGaagtttaaaattaaattaatgacCAAACAGCTCACTAAAAGtgctgatttttcaaaattgcCCTGTGATATTCTCATATCTACACCTTTTCGGGTGCAGTTTGCTATTCGCAAAAGAAAACTTGATTTGAGCAA GGTTGAGTTTCTCGTCTTGGATGAATCTGATAAGCATTTTGAGTTAGGCTTGGTTGAGCAGGTTGATGCAGTGGTCAAAGCATGCTCAAATCCTTCTATTGTACGCTCATTGTTCAGTGCTACTTTACCTGATACTGTTGAAGAGCTTGCACGCACGATTATGCATGATGCTGTCCGTGTTATCATTGGCAGAAA AAACTCTGCTTCTGAATCAATCAATCAAAAGCTCATATTTGTAGGAAGTGAAGAGGGCAAGCTTCTTGCTCTCCGTCAGAGCTTTGCAGAG AGTTTGAACCCACCTATGTTAATTTTTGTCCAAAACAAAGAACGAGCCAAGGAACTGTATGACGAGCTGAAATATGACGATGTTAGAGCTGATGTCATACATGCTGATCTTTCTGAAATACAG AGGGAAAGTGCAGTTGACAACTTTCGGTCAGGAAAAACGTGGGTTTTGATTGCCACCGATGTTATTGCCCGTGGAATGGACTTTAAAGGCGTCAACTGTGTGATCAACTATGATTTTCCAGATTCGGCCGCCGCATACATTCACAGGATAG GTCGTTCGGGTAGGGCTGGGAGACACGGAGAGGCGATAACCTTATACACCGAAGCCGATGTTCCATTCTTAAGGAACGTAGCTAATGTCATGACAGCTTCTGGGTGTGAAGTCCCGGCTTGGATAACTTCTTTACAGAAGAAAAAATGGAGGAAACATAGGCCTCAAAGGGAATCAATTTCCACCAAACCTGAAGATGAGTAA
- the LOC142526489 gene encoding cell number regulator 8-like, translated as MANFEESNPLLPKQPQEFEATKDEKNPTAKNGAAHPPAAVSIGWTADGLPVGEVHMQRSQWDSGIFACLGRTDQFCSSDLEVCLLGSIAPCLLYGSNVERLGSTPGTFANHCLPYTALYLIGNSFFGGNCLAPWFSYPTRTAMRRKFNLEGSCEAFSRSCGCCGSFVEDEVHREQCETACDFATHVFCHPCALCQEGREVRRRLHHPGFNTRPVLAMIPPGGQTMGRLG; from the exons ATGGCGAATTTCGAGGAATCAAACCCTTTGCTTCCAAAGCAACCCCAAGAATTTGAGGCTACAAAGGATGAAAAGAATCCCACCGCCAAGAACGGTGCAGCTCATCCTCCCGCAGCGGTGTCGATTGGCTGGACTGCCGATGGGCTTCCGGTTGGTGAGGTCCATATGCAGAGGTCCCAATGGGATTCCGGCATCTTCGCTTGTCTTGGGAGAACCGATCAGTTTTGTAGCAGTGATCTTGAAGTTT GTTTGCTGGGTAGTATCGCCCCTTGCTTGCTCTATGGAAGCAATGTTGAGAGACTCGGATCCACTCCCGGTACTTTTGCAAATCATTGCTTGCCATACACTGCTTTGTACTTAATTGGGAATTCATTTTTCGGTGGGAACTGCCTTGCACCCTGGTTCTCTTATCCCACCCGTACTGCCATGCGACGGAAGTTTAACCTAGAG GGAAGCTGCGAGGCATTTAGCAGATCATGTGGGTGCTGTGGAAGCTTTGTGGAAGATGAGGTTCATCGGGAGCAATGCGAAACGGCCTGCGATTTTGCTACTCACGTCTTTTGCCATCCATGCGCCCTTTGTCAAGAAGGTCGTGAGGTACGTCGTAGGCTTCATCATCCTGGATTCAACACTCGACCGGTCTTGGCCATGATTCCGCCGGGTGGCCAGACCATGGGGCGTTTGGGCTAA
- the LOC142526495 gene encoding LOW QUALITY PROTEIN: valine--tRNA ligase, mitochondrial 1-like (The sequence of the model RefSeq protein was modified relative to this genomic sequence to represent the inferred CDS: deleted 1 base in 1 codon) yields MRAISKYTLKRREAVAKTLHLLAPAAAHPRLIGIRFLSYQGGGAMESKELTQKELDNKKKKEEKAREKDSKKLKAAQKAEAAKLQAQQAANDPKPGKKKISRREVEEENPEEYKDPETALGEKKKLSRQMAKTYNPNVVESTWYEWWEKSKFFEADAKSSKKPFVIVLPPPNVTGALHIGHALTAAIQDTIIRWRRMSGYNTLWVPGMDHAGIATQVVVEKKIMREMKMTRHDVGREAFVNEVWKWKNEYGGTILKQLRRLGASLDWSRECFTMDEKRSMAVTEAFVRLYKEGLIYRDLRLVNWDCVLRTAISDIEVEYIEIKERMPLRVPGYQKPVEFGVLTSFAYPLEGGLGEIVVATTRVETMLGDTAIAIHPNDIRYSHVHGKFVVHPFNGRKLPIVCDALLVDMNFGTGAVKITPAHDPNDFEVGKRHNLEFVNIFTDDGKINSNGGQDFVGMPRFEARVALIEALKEKGLYRGDKNNEMRLGVCSRSNDVVEPLIKPQWYVNCKRHGQQGLNAVMDGTDPKMEIIPKQYVAEWKRWLENIRDWCISRQLWWGHRVPAWYAMLDDDELKELGAYNDHWVVARNEEEAYEEASKIYTGKQFQLFHDPDVLDTWFSSGLFPLSVLGWPDDTDDLKAFYPTSVLETGHDILFFWVARMVMLGMKLGGDVPFGKVYLHPMIRDAHGRKMSKSLGNVIDPLEVINGVALKDLHKRLEEGNLDPNELKTAKEGQAKDFPNGIPECGTDALRFALVSYTAQSDKINLDIQRVVGYRQWCNKLWNAIRFAMSKLGDDYIPTAKIVPAAMPFSCKWILSVLNKAISKTVVSLDSYEFSDAATAVYSWWLSQLCDVFIEVIKPYFTDNDPAYASARRFAQDTLWLCLDNGLRLLHPFMPFITEELWQRLPSKKDFTRKESIMICEYPSLVECWTNEDVELEMDVVESLVKSLRALRSQLPPNERHERRAAFIRCRTNDACETIKNHELVIATLATLSSLDVISESDAAPVGCILEVVNENFSVHLKLRGSINVEAERDKIKKKMEDIQTQCDGLKKKTSAPGYQEKVPANIRLNNEAKLATLLQELLSLKEASEHLERENAAAAH; encoded by the exons atgCGAGCTATAAGTAAATATACGTTAAAAAGACGTGAAGCCGTTGCCAAAACCCTACATCTCTTAGCCCCGGCCGCCGCGCACCCCCGTCTCATCGGAATCAGGTTTCTCTCCTATCAG GGAGGGGGAGCAATGGAGTCGAAGGAGTTGACGCAGAAAGAGCTTgacaataaaaagaagaaagaagaaaag GCTAGAGAGAAGGATTCGAAAAAACTCAAGGCAGCACAAAAAGCAGAGGCAGCCAAACTTCAG GCACAACAAGCAGCTAATGATCCTAAGCCCGGGAAGAAAAAAATTTCGAGAAGGGAAGTGGAGGAGGAAAACCCCGAGGAGTACAAGGACCCAGAAACAGCTTTGGGTGAGAAGAAAAAATTATCTCGTCAAATGGCAAAAACTTACAATCCCAATGTGGTGGAGAGCAC GTGGTATGAATGGTGGGAGAAGTCTAAATTTTTTGAGGCAGATGCGAAGAGCTCCAAAAAGCCTTTTGTCATT GTTCTGCCTCCGCCTAATGTTACTGGGGCCCTACATATTGGTCATGCTCTTACTGCAGCAATCCAG GATACAATTATTCGCTGGAGACGGATGTCTGGATATAATACATTGTGGGTACCTGGTATGGACCATGCTGGAATTGCCACGCAG GTGGTCgtggagaagaaaattatgAGGGAAATGAAAATGACTAGGCATGATGTTGGCCGGGAAGCATTTGTTAATGAA GTTTGGAAATGGAAGAATGAGTATGGGGGCACCATACTCAAACAACTTCGACGTTTGGGTGCATCTTTAGATTGGTCTCGTGAG TGTTTTACCATGGATGAGAAGAGATCAATGGCTGTGACTGAGGCTTTTGTAAGACTTTACAAGGAAGGCCTTATATATAG AGATCTGCGACTAGTGAACTGGGATTGCGTCTTGAGGACGGCAATATCTGATATTGAG GTAGAATATATAGAAATCAAAGAGAGAATGCCATTACGTGTTCCTGGATACCAAAAACCGGTGGAGTTTGGAGTGCTGACTTCATTTGCTTATCCTTTGGAAGGAGGCTTAGGCGAGATTGTCGTGGCAACTACAAGGGTGGAAACAATGTTGGGTGATACTGCAATTGCGATACATCCAAATGACATAAGATATAGCCATGTACATGGGAAATTTGTTGTCCATCCATTCAATGGGAGGAAACTTCCCATAGTTTGTGATGCACTACTTGTAGATATGAATTTTGGTACTGGAGCTGTTAAG ATAACACCGGCCCATGATCCTAACGATTTTGAGGTTGGAAAGCGTCATAATCTTGAGTTTGTCAACATTTTTACTGATGATGGAAAGATAAATAGCAATGGTGGCCAAGACTTTGTTGGGATGCCACGATTTGAAGCTCGTGTGGCTCTGATAGAAGCATTGAAGGAAAAG GGACTATATAGAGGTGATAAAAATAATGAGATGCGCCTTGGAGTTTGTTCGAGAAGCAATGATGTGGTGGAGCCGCTCATAAAGCCCCAGTGGTATGTCAACTGCAAAAGGCATGGC CAACAAGGTCTTAATGCTGTCATGGATGGAACGGATCCAAAAATGGAGATCATCCCAAAACAATATGTGGCTGAATGGAAAAG ATGGCTTGAAAATATTCGTGATTGGTGCATTTCAAGGCAACTGTGGTGGGGTCATCGTGTTCCGGCATGGTATGCAATGTTGGATGATGACGAATTGAAGGAACTTGGTGCATACAATGACCATTGGGTGGTTGCTAGGAATGAGGAAGAGGCTTATGAGGAGGCTAGCAAAATATATACTGGAAAGCAATTCCAGCTGTTCCATGATCCAGATGTTTTAGATACTTGGTTTTCTTCTGGTCTTTTTCCGTTATCTGTGTTGGGTTGGCCAGATGATACTGATGATCTAAAAGCATTCTATCCAACATCTGTCCTGGAAACCGGTCATGACATCCTCTTTTTCTGGGTTGCTCGTATGGTGATGTTGGGAATGAAGCTTGGAGGTGATGTGCCCTTTGGAAAG GTTTACTTGCATCCTATGATCAGGGATGCACATGGACGCAAAATGTCAAAGTCGTTAGGAAATGTCATTGATCCTCTAGAAGTGATTAATGGGGTAGCCCTGAAAGATCTTCACAAAAGACTGGAGGAGGGTAATTTGGATCCTAATGAATTGAAAACTGCTAAAGAAGGGCAAGCTAAGGACTTCCCTAATGGAATTCCTGAATGTGGTACAGATGCTCTGCGATTTGCCCTTGTGTCATATACAGCTCAG TCGGACAAAATAAATCTGGACATTCAAAGGGTGGTTGGATACCGACAATGGTGTAACAAGCTCTGGAATGCTATAAGGTTTGCCATGAGTAAACTTGGAGATGATTACATTCCTACAGCCAAGATTGTTCCTGCTGCCATGCCTTTCAGCTGCAAGTGGATACTATCTGTGCTTAACAAAGCCATATCAAAAACTGTTGTCTCTCTAGATTCCTATGAATTTTCTGATGCCGCAACAGCTGTATATTCATGGTGGCTATCTCAATTGTGCGATGTTTTTATTGAAGTAATTAAGCCATATTTTACTGATAATGATCCGGCATATGCGTCTGCAAGAAGATTTGCTCAGGATACCTTGTGGTTGTGTTTGGATAATGGTTTACGGTTACTTCATCCTTTCATGCCCTTCATCACTGAAGAATTGTGGCAGCGCCTTCCTTCTAAGAAAGATTTTACAAGGAAAGAATCAATTATGATATGTGAATATCCATCACTTGTGGAG TGTTGGACCAATGAAGATGTGGAGTTGGAGATGGATGTAGTCGAATCTCTAGTGAAATCACTTAGGGCCCTTCGGTCACAGCTGCCACCTAATGAGAGGCATGAAagg CGAGCAGCTTTTATTCGTTGTCGAACAAACGATGCATGTGAAACCATCAAGAACCATGAACTGGTGATTGCAACTCTTGCCACATTATCGTCTCTGGAT GTTATAAGTGAGAGTGATGCTGCTCCAGTGGGTTGTATACTCGAAGTGGTCAATGAAAATTTTTCAGTTCACCTCAAGTTGCGAGGGAGCATTAATGTGGAGGCTGAACGCGACAAGATCAAGAAGAAGATGGAGGATATACAAAC CCAATGTGATGGCTTGAAGAAGAAAACAAGTGCTCCTGGATACCAAGAAAAGGTCCCAGCCAATATTCGTCTGAACAATGAGGCTAAACTGGCAACATTATTGCAAGAGCTGTTGTCCTTAAAGGAAGCTAGTGAGCATCTAGAACGAGAAAATGCAGCAGCAGCTCATTAA
- the LOC142526453 gene encoding interactor of constitutive active ROPs 3-like, translated as MEASNARPGSLDAPPKASLVMSRTARKLKIPGTESDPALSPNPVSRTPKNRSPKVVGHQSPRSPATEKKKSSRVSGLESQIAQLKEESKKAKDQLSSIMSLRQRAQQEAEEAKEQLAAMSVKLEETQKQLKELSDSEEARLQELRKISHDRDKARKSELEALKKQHSMDSSALASAMNEIHNLKIQLDMVSESEVSHARHAESACVEIQRLRRELNGTLELVEKLKTELNNTRESEARVIEDVSRAQMQLKDLKNAEETLHSKQAIAMESYENLISELEESKNRVVSLEEVVRSLRSNLGHSNKISAYYFDDVKTEVPKIELVDLKHEVDSLRSALETAERRHQDDYNRSTLEINNANELLENVKSESFKKQLEIEAKIKEYQVEADTLRAKLIERDNDLKSISQENKGLSLKIEENAPAEREYELATELEKSESLLKDLHAYLLEKETQLQTFREENKILKSEILKKENEATNEAIALTEASRAAEQEALIKIGYLTEESEKSRRKTVRVIEQLDATQAANLEMETELRRLKVQSDQWRKAAEAAAAMLSTENNGKYVKRTGSLDYHTVSGKLGSPYSEDINDDFGKKKNGNMLKKIGGVLLKKGQK; from the exons ATGGAGGCCTCTAATGCTAG ACCTGGTTCTCTTGATGCACCTCCAAAGGCGTCTCTGGTCATGTCACGTACAGCCCGGAAACTCAAAATTCCGGGAACGGAATCTGATCCTGCTTTGTCGCCAAATCCGGTTAGCAGAACACCTAAAAACAGAAGTCCTAAGGTTGTTGGTCACCAGTCACCAAGAAGTCCAGCCACTGAG AAGAAAAAATCGAGCAGGGTGTCTGGATTGGAATCTCAGATAGCTCAGCTCAAAGAGGAATCAAAGAAGGCGAAGGATCAGCTGAGCTCCATCATGTCATTGAGGCAAAGGGCTCAGCAGGAAGCCGAAGAAGCCAAGGAACAGCTGGCAGCCATGTCTGTTAAACTCGAGGAGACTCAGAAGCAACTTAAGGAACTTTCGGACTCCGAAGAAGCCCGTCTCCAAGAATTACGAAAGATCTCTCATGATCGAGATAAAGCACGGAAATCTGAACTAGAGGCACTAAAAAAGCAACATTCTATGGATTCTTCTGCTTTGGCTTCTGCAATGAATGAAATTCATAATCTCAAGATTCAACTGGACATGGTTTCTGAGTCAGAAGTTTCGCATGCTAGGCATGCCGAGTCAGCTTGTGTTGAGATACAGAGGCTGAGGCGCGAACTCAATGGAACGCTTGAGTTGGTTGAGAAATTAAAGACCGAGTTAAATAATACCCGAGAATCTGAAGCTCGGGTCATTGAAGATGTTAGTCGCGCCCAAATGCAATTGAAAGATTTGAAGAATGCTGAAGAAACATTACACTCTAAACAAGCTATTGCCATGGAGTCTTACGAAAATTTGATCTCGGAGTTGGAAGAGTCAAAAAATAGAGTAGTTTCATTGGAGGAAGTAGTCAGGAGTCTCCGGTCTAACTTAGGTCATAGCAACAAGATCTCAGCGTATTATTTTGATGATGTTAAAACAGAAGTCCCGAAAATCGAACTTGTGGATTTGAAACATGAAGTTGATAGTCTGAGATCAGCACTGGAGACTGCTGAAAGAAGACATCAAGATGATTACAATCGTAGCACCCTTGAGATAAATAATGCCAATGAACTTCTTGAGAATGTGAAATCAGAATCGTTCAAGAAACAACTTGAAATAGAGGCAAAGATTAAAGAATACCAAGTCGAAGCTGACACATTGAGGGCAAAACTGATTGAAAGagataatgatttgaaaagcaTTTCACAGGAGAACAAGGGGTTGAGTTTAAAGATCGAAGAAAATGCACCAGCTGAGAGGGAATACGAACTTGCAACGGAGCTAGAGAAGTCGGAATCACTCCTCAAAGATCTGCATGCGTATTTACTTGAGAAAGAGACTCAGTTGCAAACCTTCAGAGAAGAAAACAAGATTCTGAAATCTGAAATCTTGAAGAAGGAAAACGAAGCAACTAATGAGGCCATTGCTTTAACTGAGGCATCAAGAGCAGCCGAACAAGAAGCCTTGATAAAAATTGGATATTTGACCGAGGAATCTGAAAAAAGCCGAAGAAAAACCGTACGTGTTATCGAACAGCTTGATGCAACTCAAGCTGCTAACTTAGAGATGGAAACTGAACTGAGGAGATTGAAAGTGCAATCAGATCAATGGAGAAAGGCTGCTGAGGCAGCTGCCGCAATGCTCTCGACCGAAAATAATGGTAAATATGTGAAAAGAACAGGTTCTTTGGACTATCACACGGTTTCTGGGAAGTTGGGTTCGCCATATTCTGAAGATATCAATGATGACTTCGGTAAAAAGAAAAATGGCAATATGTTGAAGAAGATCGGTGGTGTACTGTTAAAGAAAGGGCAGAAGTAG
- the LOC142537306 gene encoding uncharacterized protein LOC142537306 → MEFKARLIGTLLLFIIVVAPSFSAGKLQVKSMESDVYDIDYRGPETHTYLPPPNLAADQPNVDTIAGLAHHGSRVREVQKHEKNFRG, encoded by the exons ATGGAGTTTAAGGCTAGACTCATCGGAACATTGCTTCTCTTTATCATCGTCGTGGCACCGAGTTTCTCCGCAG GGAAATTGCAAGTGAAAAGTATGGAATCTGACGTTTATGATATTGATTATCGAGGCCCAGAGACTCACACGTATCTCCCGCCACCAAATCTGGCTGCGGATCAGCCCAATGTCGACACAATAGCAGGCTTGGCCCATCATGGATCTAGAGTTCGAGAGGTCCAAAAACAT gagaagaattttcGAGGCTGA
- the LOC142526484 gene encoding uncharacterized protein LOC142526484, translating to MLALSKPISSPSRTDKFPPPLLKLLRSNVGSRSRGRSRTSPLFYTRSRKIDAGVGENIQEPSSPKVTCIGQVRVRRSAVSKAEKPLGAAVSRRSWWWVKKALFGEKNFTLSCCGKRSFRKVFCKWGLFFRSGYCKKVDAPEDSCRTYCDQKREYYEYFGAGVQEFKRDFLESPSSPPKNALFLTRCRSAPYRSSSLGGRFWSSPLPEKGYENEPENEVKSEEPKEPRYENSPESVKESENSASIEHDSEEIAGNSLHPLLLTRCKSEPAITGTRLDPEATLWRQRKLGA from the coding sequence ATGCTAGCTTTATCGAAGCCGATATCAAGTCCAAGCAGGACAGATAAATTTCCGCCGCCGTTGCTGAAATTATTGAGGAGCAATGTGGGGAGCAGAAGCCGCGGAAGATCGCGCACAAGCCCACTCTTCTACACGCGCAGTAGGAAAATTGATGCTGGtgttggtgaaaatattcaggAACCATCTTCCCCGAAAGTCACCTGCATTGGCCAAGTGCGAGTCCGCCGCTCAGCCGTGTCGAAGGCCGAGAAACCCCTCGGAGCCGCGGTTAGCCGCCGCTCCTGGTGGTGGGTCAAGAAAGCCCTTTTCGGTGAAAAAAATTTCACGCTATCATGCTGCGGAAAGAGGTCATTCAGAAAGGTTTTCTGCAAGTGGGGCTTGTTTTTCAGGTCTGGCTACTGCAAGAAAGTCGACGCCCCGGAGGATTCCTGCAGAACTTATTGTGATCAGAAACGCGAATATTATGAATATTTTGGAGCTGGGGTGCAAGAATTTAAGAGGGATTTTCTTGAATCTCCATCCTCTCCACCAAAAAATGCTTTATTCTTGACAAGGTGTAGATCTGCGCCTTACAGATCTTCTTCATTGGGTGGCAGATTTTGGAGCTCTCCGTTACCTGAAAAAGGATACGAAAACGAGCCAGAGAATGAGGTAAAATCGGAGGAACCGAAGGAGCCCAGATACGAAAATAGTCCAGAAAGCGTAAAGGAATCGGAAAACTCGGCGAGTATTGAGCATGACTCGGAGGAAATTGCAGGAAACTCACTGCACCCATTACTTCTCACAAGGTGTAAATCGGAACCTGCAATAACAGGGACAAGGCTTGATCCAGAAGCAACTCTGTGGAGGCAGAGAAAATTAGGGGCATAA
- the LOC142526476 gene encoding uncharacterized protein LOC142526476 — protein sequence MEVSADSKSWRDDLASLVEDSGIRFPGESVRAAAEEEEVTTAGERESLKDQIKGFAEAWGEMVVELGRGLRDVVRQTVLTEDSYAVKRIRGPLAEVSERLRFLNGFLPEDRHPLHVWAVFFFVFILAVAVLNVNSRYESYVSTTKKVSIHPPSAARILLSDGRYIAYHQTGVPADKARFTVIIPHSFLSSRLAGIPGMKESLLEEFGVRVISYDLPGFGESDPHTTRNLNSSALDMSQLADSVGVKGKFWVVGYLSGSLHAWAALKYIPDKISGAAMFAPLVNPYEQSMTKEEKSRTWENWTRRRRLLYYLARRFPKALNYFYRRAFLSGKHGRIDKWLSVSLGKKDKSLVEKLAFEEIWHRNVEESIRQGNTKPFVEEAVLQVSNWGFSLTELQAQRKCQRKGLLPWLQFMYGLPECELTGFLGPIHIWQGMDDMAVPPSITDYIARVLPNASVHRLPEEGHFSYFVLCDYCHREILSTLFGIPQGPLDTEDKAPINHDEIRDEAVTASV from the exons ATGGAGGTTTCGGCGGATTCGAAGTCGTGGAGAGATGATCTGGCGAGCTTAGTGGAAGACTCGGGCATAAGATTCCCAGGTGAGTCAGTCAGAGCTGCGGCAGAGGAGGAGGAGGTCACGACGGCTGGGGAAAGGGAGAGTTTGAAGGATCAAATCAAGGGTTTCGCGGAGGCGTGGGGAGAGATGGTGGTGGAACTGGGGAGAGGGTTGAGGGATGTTGTGCGGCAGACGGTGCTGACTGAGGATTCTTACGCTGTGAAGAGAATCAGAGGACCGCTGGCTGAGGTTTCGGAGAGACTGAGGTTTTTGAATGGCTTCCTGCCGGAGGATCGCCACCCGCTGCACGTGTGGGCGGTGTTTTTCTTCGTTTTCATTCTCGCTGTAGCTG TCCTGAATGTAAATAGTAGATATGAAAGTTACGTTTCGACAACGAAGAAAGTTTCTATACATCCACCTAGTGCTGCGCGTATATTGCTATCGGATGGTAGATATATAGCATATCATCAGACGGGTGTTCCGGCCGATAAAGCTAGATTTACTGTTATAATCCCGCACAGTTTCCTTTCTTCTCGACTTGCAG GTATACCTGGTATGAAAGAGTCGTTGCTGGAAGAATTCGGTGTGAGGGTCATTAGTTATGATCTGCCTGGTTTTGGAGAGAGTGATCCTCATACTACTCGAAATCTTAATTCTTCGGCTCTGGATATGTCGCAATTGGCAGATTCGGTGGGAGTAAAAGGCAAATTCTGGGTTGTGGGATACTTGAGTGGCTCGTTGCATGCTTGGGCTGCTTTGAAATATATTCCAGACAAAATTTCTG GAGCTGCCATGTTTGCGCCTTTGGTGAATCCATATGAGCAGAGCATGACTAAAGAAGAGAAGTCGAGAACATGGGAAAATTGGACAAGGAGAAGAAGATTGTTGTATTATCTGGCTCGAAGGTTTCCAAAGGCCCTCAATTACTTTTACCGTCGAGCATTTCTCTCGGGGAAGCATGGACGAATAGATAAATGGTTATCTGTGTCACTTGGAAAGAAG GATAAAAGTCTCGTTGAAAAACTTGCCTTCGAAGAAATCTGGCACagaaatgttgaagaatcaatcCGCCAAGGTAACACAAAACCTTTCGTGGAAGAAGCCGTGCTGCAAGTTTCGAACTGGGGTTTTAGCCTAACAGAACTTCAAGCACAGCGAAAATGTCAAAGAAAAGGCCTCCTCCCTTGGCTGCAATTCATGTATGGACTACCCGAATGTGAATTAACAGGATTTCTTGGCCCGATTCACATATGGCAG GGAATGGATGATATGGCGGTTCCACCATCAATAACTGATTACATAGCGCGCGTGCTACCAAACGCCAGTGTTCACAGACTTCCGGAAGAGGGTCACTTCTCATATTTCGTCCTCTGCGATTATTGCCATCGGGAAATATTATCGACCCTTTTTGGTATTCCGCAAGGTCCACTTGATACTGAAGATAAAGCTCCAATCAACCACGACGAAATCCGGGATGAGGCAGTTACTGCTTCTGTATGA